The genome window TAACTGCTtctgcttaaaaataattttggggagcctgaccaggtggtggcacagtggatagagcgtcggacagggatgagaaggacccaggttcgaaacccgaggttgccagcttgagcacgagctcatctgatttgagcaaggctcaccagcttaagcccaaggtcgctggcttgagcaagaggtcactctgtctgctgtagcccctgggtcaaggcacatataagaaagcaatcagcctgaccaggcggtggcgcagtggatagagcgtcagactgggatgcggaggacccaggttcgagaccccgaggttgccagtttgagcacgggctcatctggcttgagcaaaaagctcgccagcttgaacccaaggtcgctggctctagcaaggggttactcggtctgctgaaggcccgtggtcaaggcacatatgagaaagcaatcaatgaacaactaaggtgtcgcaacgaaaaactaatgattgatgcttctcatctttctctgttcctgtctgtctgtccctatctgtccctctctgtcacaaaaagaaataaacaaacaaataaataaaagcagcatTTAGGGTCACGGCCTGATTAAGTTTATGAAAATCTTCCACCACTCTCCACAACCCCACTACCAGGCCAAATCAACACTCTTGTATCtctcaaaataatattaataataatttgggTGAGACTGAAAAACActaagaatagtgcctggcacatagtaagtgtccACAGTGGGTAGTGGTAATTATTACTTATTtagcaaatgagaaaaaaatccaaCTTTATTGAGTACTCACTGTGCCAAGTACTTTGCATGGGTTACTATGTCATTTACTGTTCACAGCACCCCCAGGAGGAGGAAGCGccattattattgccattttacaaataggaaaacaggctcagagaggtgaagtcactTGACCAGGTTCACAGATCTtgtaagaggcagagctgggattcaaacccaggtaacCCTGCTTGATCCCTGCTTGCTGATTGGCTGAATCACCTGCCAACAAGTATACAGAGACCACATCCCTGGGAGGGAAGCAAAAACTTATATCTCTGGTAaggtgctcaaaccaaccaaggcCTATGtggcctcaggacctttgcacatgctgttccctttgTCCAAGATGCTCTCCTCTCAGATACTTTCTGTCCTCCAGATTCTCCCACTAATACTTACCACCCAGAAGGCTAGGTTCAGTGCCAGGCAGTCGGAAGGCATAGTAGACATAGGCAGCCAGCAGTAGGCAGTGACCACGGGTGTCTTGGACAGCCTCTAGACTCCGATGTATAAGGCTGATTATATGAGCCATTGCTTCAAAAACTCCACGACCCAGGTTCACTGTCAGGCAGAGCAGAGGTCAAGTTATAGGGCTCTGGGCCTCCTACCTTCCTGAGAGAGACTTTAGGTTCCAAAAAATCATGTGGCCATCAGAGTTACAGAGGACCAGCTCTCAGTCCAGTGGTTGGGGTCATTTTCcatatgggaaaactgaggcctgaGAGGTCACCCAGGACCAGAGGACTGAGGGGCCATTttccagatggggaaactgagatctGAGGCCATGCCTGCTCACCAATCTGGCCGCTGATGATTGGGGGCCGCACGACCAGATGTATGAGCTTATTCAGCACATGGTGAGAGAAGGTGATGAGGAACTCAGGGCTTGTGAGGCGCAGGGCCGCCAGGCTGGCCCGCAGCTCCTGCTCCACGGTGCCCTCACTCAGCACACCATCCTTCAGCCGGAATGGGAAGGCGCCCTCCTCCAGGACATGCACCAGGGTGAAGAACTTGTCCAGGTACGGGTcctgggtggggggtgaggggtaaGTGGGGATAGGCCAGGGCCCCTGATCCAAGAAGTACCCAGGGGATTGAGTTGGATTGGGGGCTGAATAAGCAAACACTGAGGCCTGGGATCAATGATTTTATTAGGACAGGGATGAGACATTAGATGAAGGAAGGTTGAAGAGAGGGGGAGTAACCACAGAAATAGCAAGGGACAAATGGTGGGGAGTAGAGACCATGCAAAGAGCCAAAGCCCCAGCCGGAGTGGCCACTGGCACTGCCACCCTGCCTGAGTCAGCAGCTCCCTGGGAGACAGATCCAGCTGACTGATGTCAAGTCCATGGCCCAAGACCAGGTCCCTCCCTGGTCAGTGGGGACTGTTGCCCAACTCCTGGGTTCCCATTCCACCACCTACCTGGGGGTGCACAGAAGACACAGCCATGAGCTCCACACTGAACACGCCCTTGTGGCCATCCACCCAGCGCATGCCCGGCAGCGCCACCTGTGGGAGGGACACCCCAGTGGGCACTGGCTGGCCCTCCCCCTCAGATCAGGCCACCAGCCCCAGCCATTTCAACTATTGCAACACCGTAGCCTGAGGACAGCCCTGCCTAGGGGAGCAACTGGGCACCCTACCCCCAGTCCAGCCCTGAgatagggggtggggtgggggcagctggAAGGGAGCACGATGGGGGTTCTACTGGGCAGGCTGAGAACGTTCAACCCAGGTTGAACATTAATTGAAGGGAATTAAATCAGGAAATAGCATAATGGCAGACTTGATTAATGCCCAGGGACATTAATGAATAGCTCCAGGGTAAGTGGGAGTGACAAAGCATttgtggaggggggagggggtggctggTCCTGAAGTACTCCTGGGGGACAGTGATCAGGGAAGCAGGCAGGGCTGCTAGTGGGGGACAATGAGTACAGAGGTAGGGGCACTAATGAGGCAGCAAtagtgggggacagggagagacacaACAGGCAGGACACACAGAGGCACTAACAGGGGTGATGAGGCAGTCAGGTGCCCTGGAGGCCCTAACAGAGGACAACAAGGCTCCCAGAGGTGTTGATAGGAAGAAAGTCAGGGCATGAATGGGAGACCACAAGTAGAGTGAGGAATGCTAATGGGGTTGGCGAGACACGGGGGTGTTGGTGGGAAGGTGGTTAATGCATGCCCCGGGGCCCATGAGGCAGGACCTATGGGGGTCATGATGGTAGAGATGAGAGCCAGGGCACTTACGTCTGGTGTGAGCACGGAGTAGCTGGGCGGGGGCTGGTCCACAGACACAGGGAGGCAGAAGGGACCTGTCCTCAGGCGGCCATGTTGCAGCAGTGGGATCCACTAGGAAGAGGCTGGGGTCAGGGGAGGGGCCCGACTGAGGCCGGGAGGGCTAGGGAGGGGGCATGTGGGCTGGCAGGGGCCTCACAGTAAAGCCCACAGGAGTCTCCAGGGCTGTGCCAGGCCGGGGCTGGCAGCTGACATGGTAGAAGGTGAAAAGCAGGTGGTGGTTCTCAGTCACACAGGCTGGAAGATGCAGCTTAAACTCCTCGTAGAACTCAGGGGACCTGGCAGGGCCAGACTGGGGTTCAGCTTGGGGCTGGGTTCTCCCTTGCCTGCCACAGCCCCAGGTCACATGTCCCTCCACTGTGGCAGGCCCCACTGTGTCTGCTCTCTGCCTCAGGTTCCCCAACTAGCACTTCCAGAACCTGaccctccatcccctcctcttGCTCCTGTCCCCCCATCAGTGCCCCTGTTCCCCCATCCCACCTACTTGTTGTGGTAAACCACCGGCGTGAAGGCCTCGCGGGTGAATTCACTGCAGCTGGACTTGCCAAAGATGACCTGGGAAAGCAGAACCATGAGGGGCCTGCCAGGGACACCTCACCCACCTCTCCTGGGCCCAGCCACTGACCGGCAGGGCCTGGCTGGGGTCCTCGCCCGCCATGTACTGCACTCGCACAGTGAGGTTGCGCACGGAGCCCTGGCGGCTGCTGAAGTTGAGGCTGTGCGGGTACACATAGAGTAGGTTCCTGTGGGGACCAGGGCGTCAGAGCGGCAGAAGAGGCTGGGCTGCAGGAACAAGCCTGGCCTGGGACACAGGGCGACGGCCACATGGCTGAGACACTGAGGGCTGGGTGAGGGGCAATCAGGGGCTTGGTCCAGAAATGGGACTGGCAGAGAGCTGGAGACAGATGGGCACCCTCAGagaacagatggggaaactgtggCAAAGGGTGGAAACACAGAGCTCTTTGGGGGCATTAATGAGGCAATGGTAGGTGGAGGACGGGGCACAAACAGGTGCTCAGGGCTGAGGTTCCAAGGTGGCCTAGGCGGCCAGTGGTCAGGCATAAGCCCTGCCTGGGCTAACCTGCCCCTCACCCACTCAGGCTCCTGTCCACCTCTTCCCCCAGGAGAGGCCACTAGTTATATGACCTGTCTCTCAGGTGAGAACCTGAGGCTAGAATCAGAGCAGGGGCTGGGCTGGCGTCAGAGGTTCGCTTCCCTCCCCAGTGGTACTGTgcaggctccagccaccctctgtacttcagtttccctatctgtataATGGAGGCATCAAGCCTCCCAGCTGAGCCTCCATAATACCACCAAAGATGATAAACAATAATGACACTGATTGCACCAATCACTAATGGGGCAcccatgtgccaggctctgttctaagcACTCAACATGAAATGAGCAGCTTATGAACATGAAATGAGCAGCTTATGAAGCAGAACTAATgccacccccattttacaggcaaGGGAAGTGAGGCACTTGCCCACAGTTATCCAGAGAGAAAAGTGGCAGTTAGCATTGATCCGGGGCATGTGTGGGTCCTGAGGTcgggctgtgtggccttgagagAGTCTCTGCCACCTGCACCTACACCCCCAGCTCTCAACCAGGCCCAGAAGACGCCCGGCAACACAGGCTGTGCGAAGGGTAGGAGATCAACTACTGTAATGGCTGTGGAACAGCTCTGAGGAAACCGACAGAACTCATAAAAGCCTCActattccctggccggttggctcagcggtagagcgtcggcctagcgtgcggaggacccgggttcgattcccggccagggcacacaggagaagcgcccatttgcttctccacccctccgccgcgatttcctctctgtctctctcttcccctcccgcagccaaggctccattggagcaaagatggcccgggcgctggggatggctctgtggcctctgcctcaggcgctagagtggctctggtcgcaacatggcgacgcccagggtgggcagagcatcgcccctggtgggcgtgccgggtggatcccggtcgggcgcatgcgggagtctgtctgactgtctctccctgtttccagcttcagaaaaatgaaaaaaaaaaaaaaaaaaagcctcactaTTATTACCACTATTGTTGCACATAGCCACAAGTGGCAAAACCAAAGCTCAAAACCTCAGAGTCCCCCAGCAGGACCTCTGCCTGTCCTCTCCCAGTGCCCCCAGCCCACACCTGGCCCTGAGCCCCAGTCAGCATGATTGCAGCGTGGCCCCACCAGACATTTGCCTGATGCAACCATCGTGCCACTGCCAGGCCCTTGCACAACACAGGCAACCGACTGGCTGGTTAACAATTGACCGGGGGTTAAAGGGGTGTTGGAGCATAAAAGGAGGCAGCAGTGGCGCGTGGCTGCATCCCCAGCTCTTTAGCCATACCCATGCTCACACTGTGTCTGCTGTGTGCTCTGCCAGTGGTGGCTGGGCTTGCCTCTGCAGCCCCCGTGGGAAGCCTGGAGCCGGCACAGCACGAGGAGCTGACCCTGCTCTTCCATGGGGCCCTGCAGCTGGGCCAGGCCCTCAATGGTGTATACAAAGTCACAGAGGCACAGCTGATGGAGGCCAGGCATAGCCTAGGCTTCTATGGCCATGCACTGGGCCTCCTGGGGCAGGAGGTCAGCCAGGGCCGAGATGCAGCTCGGGAGCTACAAGCAAGTTTGTTGAAGATGCAGGTGGGCACTGCAGTTGGGGTGTTGTGGGGTGGGTAGGAACTGCAGTGGAGTTATGTCTGGGTTTACCCAGGAGGAGGGGGTTCCTGCAATACAGTATTTTCAGTATTAAAATCAGGCATGTCCCAGGCAAACAAAGACCAGTTGGTCATCCTACTGTCTCACTATTGATCAGACGGAAGAGGATGACCTAAAGCTGCAGGCAGAAGCCACAGCCCAGACACTGCAGGAGGTGGCCGAGGGACAGCAGGTGCTACGGGAAAGCATGCAGCAGCTAGAAGTCCGGCTGAGAGGCACTTGGCTGGGACATGCTCGCCAAGAACTTGAGGCCTTAAAGGTAAGATGCTCCCAGCCCTGGGTGAGTCAAGACCCTGAATCCCAGCCAGAACTTGCTTCTAGAGAAAGTCCCAGAGATCCCACCCCTCACATCCAGGTCAGCCTCCCAGCACCATGGTTTCTCCCATGTGACCCAGGGCAAAAGCCatgtctctttctgtgtctcagtttctccatttgtaaaTAAAGGTACAGCTGAGGTCAGAGTGGAGCCAGAGACTCAGTGCAGATAAAATATTCAGCATGGGGCCAGGAATGTgctaggtactcaataaatgcatATTTTGAATAATTGGTTACATTTCTTGATTGTCCAGTAAGTACCTAGCACTGTTTTGTGCCCTTTAATAATCCATATCAAGCTCATAATTCCACCAAATGAGTTCCATttcttccccattttacagatagggaagTTGAGGCCAGAGAATGGCAGTGACTTGCAGGGTCACACAAATAGCAATGGAGAGGGAAGGCTTAGGATCAGGGGATAGGAGGTGAGGTGGCCCCCAGCTGAGCTTTCTGTCCTGACTCAACAGGACCGTGCTGACAAGCAGAGCCACATTGTGTGGGCCCTCACAGGCCATGTGCAGCGACAGAGGCGGGAGCTGCTGGCACAGCAGCACCGGCTGCAACAGATCCAGGAGAGGTGAGCCAGGATGTGATTGGGCATGCTGGGGAATTGGATTGGGGTAATGGGGAAGCTGGATAGGAGCCCCCCGCCTTGACTGAGCCTCATCTCCCTCCCAGACTCCACACAGCAGCGCTTCCAGCCTGAGCCTTCCTGGCGAAACTGAGGACCAGTCATGCACCAAGGGTTGCTTCCACGCCCCGTGTGGCCCCTGAACAGGGAGGAGCTGCCTGTCTAGGGGATTGGCCAGGCTGCCAGGCCCCACTTCCGGCCACAGAGCAGAGACAGAAGCAGGTGGGGACGAAGGCAGAAGACATGGCCCCATTGAGGAGGGTGAAGGAAAGACATGTTTCCTTTCATGCCAAGACTCATTAAAGCAAGCAGCAGCATTTCACCctgggtgtctgtgtgtctgggAGAGGGGGGGGCCTCACTTTGCACAGTGCCTGAATGCCCCCATTCATGTGTCCAGCTGGGCCCTAGAGACTGTACCTGTAGCTTGTGTGGGGAGCGTAGACCTCACGGGCAGGGAACTCTAGGATCTCCTTGGTGGGCCGGCCCCTGGGGTCTGGGTAGGGCTTGACATGAAGCAGCTCAGGGGACAAGCAGAAGTGCAGGTTCTCTGGGGCCGGGGAGATGTCAATCTTGAGCTGAGCTGGGGAGGGCAAGCCAGTTTGTACCTGCCTGGGAGCCTTTTGGCCAGGCCCCACCCTCTGTGGGCTTTGGGGTAAGGGCTCTGACTCTCCCACAATGCCCTCTGGTGGTTAAGGCCAGAAGTTGCCCTCAACTCCCATCTCTTGCCCCAATACTGAGCAGCTCTGCTCTCAGGATCCATGGTTTTCCCTGCCATTACATCTGCCAGTTGACCCAATATCTGTCTTAGTTACTCTGTTTCTAATCTGTGGCACCCACTGGAAGGTCCATCCCTGAAGTCAGGTCTATCATGGTCACTGTTGAGTCCCCAGGGCCAGACACTGCAGGTGATCAGTGTGTTTGTTGAGTGACTGTGTGAGTGACATGTCCAGTTTATGGGTTGTGCCACGCACCGGTCACAGGCCGTAGACGCCGTAGCAAAGATGACGGGCGCCGCATATCAGCCAGGAACTTGAAGAGATCCTCATCACTGAGCCGCTCGGCTTCCTGCACCGGACCCGCCCCCATGAGCTGGCTCCCTGGGGCCTGTGTGGCCACAGGGGTTGTCCCTCAGCACCCTTACCCTAGCCCCCTTTCCTATGGCCACGACACCTGCTTAAAGAAGTTGGTGACAGTTAATGTGGCAGGGCGGAAGCTAGAAAAGCTGCAGGCGTCGTCCCCGCTACTCATCCGATCTGAGGGCACCCGACGGCGGCGGTCAGTCCAGGCAGGTCTGCGCTCTAAGAGAGGTAGTGACAGTGATGGATGGAGGGGAACGGAGATGAGGCACGAAAGGACAGAAAAAACTTGGAGACTTAGCTTGGCACAGAGTACTGCCAGCAGAGGGCGCCCCATCTTTCCTCAGTAGCCCCGCCCCTGGGCCatcagcccaccccaccccccagtcccGGGCATCTGCCCCGCCTCCTCACCACCCTCTGAGTCCGAGTCCCTGTCAGGCTGCCCAGCGCTGCTCACGATGTTGGCTAAGTGCACAGCTGTCCAGGCAAACGGCATGCGGTAGCGGCCCAGGCGGGTGCAGAATTGCTCAGCTGCTAGGCGAAGCTTCTCCAGCTTCTCTTTGTTCTGTGGGGAGACCCTCCGACACCCACAGCTCAGTGCCCCCCTTGAATGCAGGATCTGCCCTGCTGGGTAGCCCAATTCATCACCAGGTCCAGCCTCCACCCACTTACCTTGGCTGAGTCTACCTCCTTCATCACCATGTAGGGCTCACAGCACTCACTGATGTCCCCCTGCTGTAACACTTTCTCCAGCTGAGGGACAGGCAGGCCCAGTTAGACACTGCCAGACCCTAAcctccccaccctacccccaacCTCCTGAACTCTCATGAGCACCCAGGAACCCTATTCACTTGACCTCTTGCTCCAACACCTCCAGTGGCTCCCACTGTCCTCAGGATTGAGTGCTAGCAGTTGACTTGCCTGGccagctgccccctccccaccattTGAACCCATCCCAATGCCAAGGCCCCATATATTCCCTATATCTACAACTCTGTTAGTATAAACAGAGGCCTCTCCAAGAACTGGACTGGACTTTAATCCTGAGGATTACGGGCTGTGGGAGCCTGAGCAGATCCCTTACCTGTTCTGAGCCTAGGTTTCCCCATATGGAAAATGGAGCCATGgcaactcccacctcccaaggCTGCTGTGAGGACATAAGGTGGGACCCCACTGAAGCCTGACTGACTGTGAGCAGTGCCTACCTACAGGCGCTCAGTTAATGTCATTAGCGTAACCCAAGTGAATGTTTTAGGTAAGGAAATTTGAGCTCACTCCTGGAAACAGAAAATCCCAAATAAATGTGCCAACTAGGTCTTTCCTCCCCTAATACACTGAAAAattctcaacttaaaaaaaatattctaaacatgTCTCCTTATGCCAGCATGCCATTTCTCTATAGGCTTCCCACTCATGGGTCTTGTCTCAGCTGTCACCTCTCCACAGAAGCCCTTGGTGATTTCTCTCCACCTCAGTTGGGTCAGGAGCCTCCTCTGGGCTTGCCCAACTACCTGTTCTTCCCACACAAGAGGCCTGATAATCCTTCTTGGGATATGTCTGTATTCTTCCATTAGAGCAGAGACTGTGCCTGTGGCATTTCCCAATACCACCCCCTTGCCCAGCCTCCGTGGGCACCTTGATGACTAGGAAGATGTCAGGTGACGGATAGGTTACGGAGAAGATGGCGGAGCGGGCCAGGGTAGAGATGGCTGGGTGAGTGCCATGGGCCCGCAGCAATCCCTTCATGGAGTCTGAGTTCAGGTCAAAGTAGAAGTTCTCCGAGATCTGGGGGCACAAAAGGCTGCTGGGCCACCACCTCCAAGAAGCCCACAGCCTCACAACAAAgaggggagtgagggaggaaggggaagaaaggggctTCTACCTTCTTTTTCTCCCGTACATCGTACAGGGCCAAGATGCCAAAAATGGGCTCGATCTCGATCTCAAATCTGTAGGTGATTGAAGCAATCTGACAGAGGCTGTCCCTGACACTCCCCCCATCCACCCTCCCTACTCCCTCTTGAGGCCCAACCCAGCCTTGGCACAGCATGGGGGGGGCATCAAATTCCCATTGGGTCACACAGAACAGCTATTTATTATTTAAGGCCTTGTAGAAAAGCCCTGTCCCATTTtgcaaaagaagaaactgaggcactgattTTCCCCTCCCCTGTCAGTAACTCACAGAGCCCCTTCACCCAAAACCATGGCCCTTGTTCAGCTGGCACAGAAGCAGCTTTTGGTACAAGAAGCTCTCTCCCCTGCTTGAAATTCTTGACTCCTGGGCTTCCCGCCTCCCCTCTCTGGGGTGTTCTCTGCCATCTATGCCACCCTGGGTTGAGTCTCACGTTCCCTCACCTGAATGGTCACTGTAACCATTTACTTGTCTTACTCTGTCTTGCTGGCCCCCACTTACCATGTCCCTTCTAAGGAAGCATCTTAAAACTTATACTTTGAATctgaccagcagtggcacagtgaatagagcatcaacttgggacagtgaggacccaggttcgaaacgctgaatttgctggcttgagcacaggccatCGGGCTTgtgtgcaagctcaccagcttgaccatggggtcaccaacttgagtgtgggatcatcaacatgatcccatggctgctggcttcagcccaaacattgctggcttgaagcccaaggtcactagcttgagtctaagattgctagcttaagcaaggggtcactggctcagctggggccctccagtcaaggcatgtaagagaaacaatcaatgaacaactaaagtgccgcaactgtgagttgatgcttatctctttcccttcctgtctctctctttctctcacaaatccaaaaacaaaaacaaacaaaacaaaaaaacccttaaaatttGAGGCTTCCCTGAGAACAAATTCCTGCACAGCTTAGTTGCAACCCACCTCCTGGCCTCATTTTTCCCCTTTCCAGATGTCACCCCACCCTTATGGATGTGTGGCCGCCACCTAGAGAGCTCTGTCTGGTCATCCCATGGTTACATGCCCtgtacatagtaggtactcaatgaaCATTGAATGACTGGATGAGCCCAC of Saccopteryx bilineata isolate mSacBil1 chromosome 1, mSacBil1_pri_phased_curated, whole genome shotgun sequence contains these proteins:
- the ANGPTL8 gene encoding angiopoietin-like protein 8; translation: MLTLCLLCALPVVAGLASAAPVGSLEPAQHEELTLLFHGALQLGQALNGVYKVTEAQLMEARHSLGFYGHALGLLGQEVSQGRDAARELQASLLKMQTEEDDLKLQAEATAQTLQEVAEGQQVLRESMQQLEVRLRGTWLGHARQELEALKDRADKQSHIVWALTGHVQRQRRELLAQQHRLQQIQERLHTAALPA